One genomic segment of Mycolicibacterium gilvum includes these proteins:
- a CDS encoding TetR/AcrR family transcriptional regulator, with the protein MNAVRDKMVAAGVRLLERDGLSALSARSVATEAGTSTMALYTHFGGMTGLLDAVAVDVFHRFTEALTGVPRSDDPVADFLMMGLAYHRFALANPARYQLIFGAASPESIARFRTDITETGSATNRAEWAASFGALHGAVHRMMAAGRIRQDDELAVAGRLWSINHGAVMLEMAGFFGHEGHGLAQILGPLIIDTLVGMGDDRDAAVRSMHAVLTQNS; encoded by the coding sequence GTGAACGCGGTCCGCGACAAGATGGTGGCCGCCGGGGTGCGCCTCCTGGAGCGCGACGGCCTGAGCGCGCTGAGTGCCCGCAGCGTCGCGACCGAAGCGGGCACGTCGACCATGGCGCTCTACACCCATTTCGGCGGCATGACCGGTTTACTCGACGCCGTCGCCGTGGACGTGTTCCACCGCTTCACCGAGGCGCTGACCGGCGTCCCGCGCAGCGACGATCCGGTGGCCGACTTCCTGATGATGGGCCTGGCCTACCATCGGTTCGCGCTCGCCAATCCTGCCCGCTACCAACTGATCTTCGGGGCGGCATCCCCGGAGTCCATCGCGCGGTTCCGCACCGACATCACCGAAACCGGCAGCGCGACGAACAGGGCCGAGTGGGCGGCGTCGTTCGGTGCGCTGCACGGCGCGGTACACCGCATGATGGCCGCCGGCCGGATCCGGCAGGATGACGAACTCGCGGTGGCAGGGCGCCTCTGGAGCATCAACCACGGCGCGGTCATGCTGGAGATGGCCGGTTTCTTCGGCCATGAAGGACACGGGCTGGCGCAGATCCTCGGTCCGTTGATCATCGACACTCTCGTCGGGATGGGCGACGACCGTGACGCGGCCGTGCGGTCGATGCACGCAGTCCTGACCCAGAACTCCTAG
- a CDS encoding tetratricopeptide repeat protein, producing MADDAAAPEGELTDADERESSTAVELTDTDSDADADTEGAGTTEPDDTATTTAKAGRSPVKLALIAGLVAVLALAGLAGWLGYQTYESHRAEERRNLFVQVGRQGALNLTTINWESAEADVQRILDSATGTFYDDFQQRAEPFVQVVKQAQSKSEGSIAEAGLESATDTGGQVLVAVTVRTTNAGSAEQQPRAWRMRISVQEIDGEAKVSNVEFVP from the coding sequence ATGGCAGACGATGCTGCTGCCCCCGAAGGGGAACTGACCGACGCCGACGAGCGTGAGTCGTCCACCGCGGTCGAGCTGACCGACACCGACTCTGACGCCGATGCCGACACCGAGGGCGCCGGGACCACCGAGCCCGACGACACCGCCACGACCACGGCGAAAGCCGGGAGGTCGCCCGTCAAGCTCGCGCTGATCGCGGGCCTGGTCGCGGTGTTGGCGTTGGCGGGCCTCGCGGGCTGGCTGGGCTATCAGACCTACGAGTCGCATCGCGCCGAGGAACGGCGCAACCTCTTCGTGCAGGTGGGCCGACAGGGGGCGCTGAACCTGACGACGATCAACTGGGAGAGCGCCGAGGCCGATGTTCAGCGCATCCTGGACTCGGCGACCGGCACGTTCTACGACGACTTCCAGCAGCGCGCCGAACCGTTCGTCCAGGTGGTCAAGCAGGCGCAGTCCAAGTCGGAGGGCTCCATCGCCGAGGCGGGCCTGGAATCCGCCACCGACACCGGGGGACAGGTGCTGGTCGCGGTCACGGTGCGCACGACCAATGCCGGTTCGGCGGAACAACAACCGAGAGCATGGCGGATGAGGATCTCGGTCCAGGAGATCGACGGCGAGGCGAAGGTGTCGAACGTGGAGTTCGTGCCGTGA
- a CDS encoding WS/DGAT domain-containing protein has product MTVRRLTAVDARTLWLCRSIPDDQFLLYAFDGSVGDLDEALAVISARARACGEFGLRIADTGFWTYPRWEPRPVGADQFVVRAEATWDGCLAAVAASVESQLDACVMTWRLHVFPSVVDVPGATDAASVLVLQICHALADGVRASALAAYLLGRGDPVAAVPRMRSPAVALPVRAVRAGREHRRLLRDTAAGHVPAQAVSRPTLHSNIRPEGDCHLRTVVVERGLFDGHTVTVGALSAISGALAAHLRELGDDPAHLGAEVPMAKVGPRQANNHFGNVGIGLHPDEEPATRMRLIADEFAQRRRRATHPAMGAEDAASAAVPAPLLRWGVGHFDPDLRWPTVTGNTVVSSVNRGAADLRFGDAPVLLTAGFPTLSPMMGVTHGVHGIGEYVAVSVYAAESAIGDIDAYVDRLEHALR; this is encoded by the coding sequence GTGACGGTGCGTCGGCTCACTGCGGTCGACGCCAGGACCCTCTGGCTGTGCCGGTCCATCCCCGACGACCAGTTTCTGCTGTACGCGTTCGACGGTTCGGTCGGCGACCTCGACGAGGCTCTGGCCGTGATCTCGGCCAGAGCTCGGGCGTGCGGCGAGTTCGGGCTGCGTATCGCCGACACGGGATTCTGGACCTACCCGCGATGGGAGCCCCGCCCGGTCGGCGCCGATCAGTTCGTCGTGCGCGCGGAGGCGACGTGGGATGGCTGCCTGGCTGCGGTGGCGGCATCGGTGGAGAGCCAACTCGACGCTTGCGTGATGACATGGCGGCTCCACGTCTTCCCCTCCGTCGTCGACGTGCCGGGCGCGACGGACGCGGCCTCGGTGTTGGTGCTGCAGATCTGTCATGCCCTCGCCGACGGTGTCCGCGCCTCGGCCCTGGCGGCCTACCTGCTCGGCCGCGGGGACCCGGTGGCCGCGGTACCCCGGATGCGGTCACCCGCGGTGGCTCTGCCGGTGCGCGCCGTGCGGGCGGGGCGCGAGCACCGTCGGCTTCTGCGCGACACCGCTGCGGGCCATGTTCCGGCGCAGGCGGTTTCGCGGCCCACCTTGCACAGCAACATCCGTCCCGAGGGGGACTGCCATCTCAGGACGGTCGTCGTGGAGCGCGGTCTGTTCGACGGACACACCGTCACGGTGGGGGCACTGTCGGCGATCTCCGGCGCGCTGGCCGCACACCTGCGAGAACTGGGTGACGACCCGGCGCACCTGGGCGCCGAGGTTCCGATGGCGAAAGTCGGCCCGCGACAGGCGAACAACCACTTCGGCAATGTCGGCATCGGTCTCCATCCCGACGAGGAGCCCGCGACCCGGATGCGCCTGATCGCCGACGAGTTCGCGCAACGTCGGCGACGGGCGACCCACCCGGCGATGGGCGCGGAGGACGCGGCGTCCGCCGCGGTTCCCGCACCGTTACTGCGCTGGGGCGTCGGCCATTTCGACCCCGATCTGCGTTGGCCGACGGTCACCGGCAACACGGTCGTCTCCAGTGTGAACCGCGGCGCCGCCGACCTGCGATTCGGTGACGCCCCCGTGCTGCTGACCGCCGGCTTCCCGACCCTGTCCCCGATGATGGGGGTGACGCACGGTGTGCACGGTATCGGTGAGTACGTCGCGGTCAGTGTGTACGCGGCCGAGTCGGCGATCGGCGACATCGACGCCTATGTCGACCGATTGGAACACGCACTGCGCTAG